The Ignavibacteriales bacterium DNA segment CTTCACTTTTACAGATTGCAAAATCAATTTGTAAAAATATTGGATGATCAGAGTCACCGGAGACTTTTAAATGGCTTGGAACGGCAGTTAAAGAATTTGTCAGAAAGTGTTCAGATTGAATTTGAAGAATTAAATCATCACAAGCTGATTCTAATTCTTTAGTAAGTTCTGCAGATAGAAATAGAGGAGTTTCCGAAACTCGAAAATCAGTTGGATAAATTAATGATGTGTTCAAATCATTAAGAAAATTATTGTATGCAGTTTCTGTGAACTGACTATTAAATTTTTTTCTTAGCTCTGGTATCATTAGATAAACACCGTATTAAGTTCTTCGATAGCAATTCTCAAGAAAGTAGGAAGCACGGTTTTACGAGTCAGCTTAGTAGCATTTGGATCTTCAAGCAGCCTTAACATTTCATCATACCTTTGTTCGCCGTACTTATCCGTAACCTGTTTTTTCCTTTCATCTTGTTTGAAGTGATACAACATACTGTTGGTATCAGCTTCAGGATGAAATTGAGTACCCATAATTTCATTTGATATTCTTACTGCCATCAAAGCTTGTTGATGCTCTTTGGACTCTGAGGGATCTTCAATTGCTAAAATATTTGCTCCAAGTTCTTGAATAATTTTTTCATCCGGGTTGATGACGTGATACTGTCTGAAGTCGGCAGCAAAAAATGGATCAGTAAGATTTTTTAATATAGAATCAATTTTCCCGGCATCGGTTCGGA contains these protein-coding regions:
- a CDS encoding GMP synthase; translation: MSSKEINVAIIDLYNNERNEGMRCIKEIVSAQDRLINNTPIAYEVFDTRYKDEIPSTDFDIYISSGGPGSPFEGEGKKWDSDYFKLLDNLWSFNENNSDRKKYIFFICHSFQMMARYFKFADVTERYEKSFGILPFIRTDAGKIDSILKNLTDPFFAADFRQYHVINPDEKIIQELGANILAIEDPSESKEHQQALMAVRISNEIMGTQFHPEADTNSMLYHFKQDERKKQVTDKYGEQRYDEMLRLLEDPNATKLTRKTVLPTFLRIAIEELNTVFI